Proteins from one Pseudomonas bijieensis genomic window:
- a CDS encoding dermonecrotic toxin domain-containing protein, giving the protein MDNTAERQRNVSGRGPISSPQAATAQAVLETLTRWQAVIDPRLQAQMSVLEVLEEYLLVELRTHYYQDNIDPHFIGTLLDTVLQRMIDQQPVMPDEEQDAPYRWPDAADRGMPVERQEVIAQVVESSASGFISHYRAYLQRHWAMAEGEAALMELIEQRLEGHMADVVMIFQPDRLAGLDVDELRGQLEELQEGWRRMSEPVALASASQRQSLQALARSQLPDWLRGLGEADRRQLELCQDQTFQAQVLVDGLLEGLGSLRAFARQLAKDYVRHELDMEVEPDSIRVQLQWRSVMGQPVRTHSLSELLAAGPIRPDAVSVFLVENGAMLRNQPLTPAFMSQMLAQVDAPAGYLRALVDRYGRSDLKDAMLDWFTARLQQSAFIARCAGHLKQANHEAVKALWESEASAQAASVWRVSCVVLANAMCCADFLLFYRQDLQGDLLLYAPDKPDGQEWIELPSLWAVSVEMGAWTRSEVGREYLLQRLFPVERSGAREYFASVVDKPTTWDSSKDPRGTVSGFRACLEDLVAMGLNNNLAQVAADESPRWYAALPLDSRRNISSLSQELLVHQEVLSQQMAGYEAFVDFAKRIVTQAIAPYMRSKGVQGAVDPETVLIDYNPGLADGKTNVSSLLELAIYGYDDNSGIDNPRKGVRSSVGQDLRQVRSAELASYLRRAYVGEQYARQIRARFLDARAAEYILRRTAYRNLVLTRMDRDLRVATGQFQLSANEFWWLTRQVTLLSEAVPVVGPVYSGAVVQREGVIRFSVGGHVVMGVYVFTYFDPKGSSWLYTPDAPDGVTFRPYRDFTGKVVARLHDYVLERVGLGARTAVRRSLVALAAASIGVDTLREFNRVSDIQAEFDAYIERAVTDVEDITQSRAEVIRRQVIKGLLFASAPVCLVYPPFALLLDAAVIAVSVKQAAQAHGQGNTDRALGHWLMASWGVLFAALGAGTIASLLGPAARSLKLVVKSMSLSGQRLKRMTPLIAKEAGPIVQPIRFKPKQAVSKTPENLERVTEEGIYQGTYRSPSSASQPLNTYFIRSRGKYYQVKEDSRFGGLCLVDASRPGALYNLPIRRMGNGQWTHNSVGLKGGNEQTLVLGRVSDLREAFPNHVFPDVSRGALQGEAVVARFSEAAADNYLFSLNAQTCVIASLYNPTTRVGAVIHFDHNIRALIERSVRDVMQRLGGSGKDIRATLVGGDWLTGVDIGGRVRSAMRRQGLQPTWDHWSYSSCFGNTYGVSLELRSGVTTVFKTSRSQVERYYIPVLARAKKSTDPVSVRARGFMTRLRSEPLVATASGAIRTPQGRVATASQIEAQALPTVVLS; this is encoded by the coding sequence ATGGATAACACGGCCGAGCGACAAAGAAACGTGAGCGGCAGGGGGCCGATATCTTCCCCGCAGGCGGCAACGGCACAAGCGGTCCTGGAAACACTGACTCGCTGGCAGGCAGTCATCGACCCTCGACTGCAAGCCCAGATGAGCGTGCTGGAGGTGCTGGAGGAGTATCTGCTGGTCGAACTGCGCACCCATTATTACCAAGACAACATCGATCCGCACTTCATCGGCACCCTGCTCGATACGGTGTTGCAACGCATGATCGACCAGCAACCGGTCATGCCCGACGAAGAGCAGGACGCACCTTACCGTTGGCCGGACGCGGCTGATCGAGGGATGCCGGTCGAGCGCCAGGAGGTCATCGCCCAGGTGGTGGAAAGCAGCGCTTCGGGTTTTATCAGCCACTACCGGGCCTATCTGCAACGGCATTGGGCAATGGCCGAGGGCGAAGCCGCTTTGATGGAGTTGATCGAGCAACGGCTCGAAGGTCACATGGCCGACGTCGTCATGATTTTCCAACCGGACCGACTGGCAGGCCTGGACGTTGATGAGCTACGGGGCCAGCTTGAAGAGCTCCAGGAGGGCTGGCGTCGGATGAGCGAGCCGGTCGCGTTGGCGAGCGCGTCGCAGCGTCAGAGTCTGCAAGCGCTCGCGCGTTCGCAGCTGCCTGACTGGTTGCGGGGGCTGGGCGAAGCTGACCGTAGGCAACTTGAGCTTTGCCAGGACCAGACCTTCCAGGCGCAGGTGCTGGTGGACGGGTTGCTTGAGGGCTTGGGGTCGTTGCGGGCGTTCGCTCGGCAGTTGGCCAAGGACTATGTCAGGCATGAGTTGGACATGGAGGTCGAACCTGACAGCATTCGGGTGCAATTGCAGTGGCGAAGTGTGATGGGCCAGCCAGTGCGCACCCATAGCCTGAGTGAGTTGCTGGCGGCCGGTCCGATCAGGCCGGACGCTGTTTCGGTGTTCCTGGTGGAAAACGGCGCAATGCTGCGCAACCAGCCGCTTACACCAGCATTCATGAGCCAAATGCTGGCGCAGGTCGATGCCCCGGCCGGGTACTTGCGGGCACTGGTGGACCGGTATGGCCGGAGCGATCTGAAAGACGCCATGCTCGATTGGTTCACGGCACGCTTGCAGCAAAGCGCATTCATTGCCCGCTGTGCAGGTCACCTGAAGCAGGCGAACCATGAGGCGGTCAAAGCCTTGTGGGAGAGCGAGGCCTCGGCGCAGGCCGCCAGCGTTTGGCGGGTCAGCTGCGTGGTGCTTGCGAACGCTATGTGCTGTGCCGATTTTCTCTTGTTCTATCGCCAGGACCTGCAAGGTGACCTGCTGCTGTATGCCCCCGACAAGCCGGATGGGCAGGAGTGGATCGAGTTGCCCTCGTTATGGGCCGTCAGCGTGGAGATGGGCGCATGGACCCGTAGCGAAGTCGGTCGCGAGTACTTGCTGCAGCGCCTCTTTCCAGTCGAACGGAGCGGGGCGCGGGAGTACTTTGCCAGCGTGGTGGACAAGCCGACGACTTGGGATTCGAGCAAGGATCCCCGAGGGACGGTGAGCGGTTTCAGGGCTTGCCTGGAAGACCTCGTTGCGATGGGCCTGAACAACAATCTGGCACAGGTGGCGGCGGACGAATCGCCTCGCTGGTACGCCGCCTTGCCGCTTGATTCCCGGCGAAACATCAGCAGCCTGAGCCAGGAGCTCCTGGTTCATCAGGAGGTGCTCAGCCAGCAGATGGCAGGCTACGAAGCCTTTGTGGATTTCGCCAAGCGTATCGTCACGCAAGCCATTGCTCCTTATATGCGCAGCAAAGGTGTGCAGGGGGCCGTCGATCCCGAAACGGTGCTCATCGACTACAACCCGGGGTTGGCCGATGGCAAGACGAACGTCTCCAGCCTGCTGGAGCTGGCCATCTACGGCTATGACGACAACTCGGGCATCGACAATCCGCGAAAAGGCGTACGTTCATCGGTGGGACAGGATCTGAGGCAGGTCCGCAGTGCGGAGCTGGCGTCCTATCTTCGACGGGCGTACGTGGGTGAGCAGTATGCGCGGCAGATCCGTGCCCGGTTCCTCGACGCCCGTGCCGCTGAGTACATCTTGCGTCGCACCGCCTACCGTAACCTGGTGCTGACCCGGATGGACCGTGACCTGCGTGTCGCAACGGGTCAGTTCCAGTTGAGCGCGAACGAATTCTGGTGGCTCACTCGACAAGTCACCCTCCTGAGTGAAGCGGTGCCGGTGGTCGGCCCGGTGTATTCGGGGGCTGTCGTCCAGCGTGAGGGGGTGATCAGGTTTTCCGTCGGCGGTCATGTCGTGATGGGCGTCTACGTCTTCACCTACTTCGATCCGAAGGGCTCGTCTTGGCTGTATACGCCTGACGCTCCGGACGGTGTCACGTTTCGCCCGTACCGGGACTTTACCGGGAAAGTCGTCGCGCGCCTGCATGACTACGTGCTGGAGCGGGTCGGACTCGGCGCCCGTACGGCGGTCAGGCGTTCACTGGTGGCTCTGGCGGCGGCGAGCATCGGCGTCGATACGTTGCGCGAGTTCAATCGAGTGAGCGATATCCAGGCAGAGTTCGATGCTTACATCGAGCGGGCTGTCACCGATGTGGAAGACATCACCCAGAGCCGTGCCGAAGTGATCAGGCGACAGGTCATCAAGGGGCTGCTGTTTGCATCGGCACCGGTGTGCCTGGTCTACCCGCCCTTTGCTCTGTTGCTGGATGCGGCCGTGATCGCCGTCAGTGTCAAGCAGGCTGCGCAGGCGCATGGGCAGGGGAACACGGATCGCGCGCTGGGCCACTGGTTGATGGCCTCCTGGGGGGTACTGTTCGCCGCGCTGGGAGCAGGAACCATTGCTTCGTTACTGGGGCCGGCGGCCAGAAGCCTGAAGCTTGTCGTGAAGTCCATGTCCTTGTCCGGGCAGCGCTTGAAACGCATGACGCCGCTGATTGCCAAGGAAGCCGGACCGATCGTCCAACCCATACGCTTCAAGCCGAAACAGGCGGTCAGCAAAACCCCCGAGAATCTGGAGCGGGTGACCGAGGAGGGCATTTACCAGGGGACTTATCGCAGCCCATCCAGTGCATCGCAGCCGCTCAATACATATTTCATACGCAGCAGGGGCAAGTACTACCAGGTGAAGGAAGATTCTCGTTTCGGCGGCTTGTGCCTGGTGGACGCCAGTCGCCCCGGCGCTCTGTACAACCTGCCCATCCGCAGAATGGGAAATGGTCAGTGGACGCACAACTCGGTCGGCTTGAAGGGGGGCAATGAGCAAACGCTTGTCCTTGGGCGAGTGAGCGATCTGCGGGAGGCGTTTCCCAACCATGTCTTCCCGGATGTATCGAGGGGCGCGTTGCAAGGCGAGGCCGTGGTGGCAAGGTTCAGCGAGGCGGCGGCGGACAACTATCTGTTCTCGCTGAACGCGCAGACCTGTGTGATCGCTTCGTTGTACAACCCGACCACCCGGGTGGGGGCGGTGATTCATTTCGATCATAATATCCGCGCGCTCATCGAACGCAGTGTTCGCGACGTGATGCAACGCCTGGGGGGATCGGGCAAAGACATCCGCGCCACGCTGGTGGGGGGGGACTGGTTGACGGGGGTCGACATTGGCGGGCGAGTCCGCTCGGCGATGAGGCGCCAGGGTTTGCAGCCCACCTGGGATCACTGGTCGTACTCTTCCTGCTTCGGCAATACCTACGGCGTGTCACTGGAGCTGCGCAGTGGTGTCACTACGGTCTTCAAGACCTCACGCAGTCAAGTCGAGCGCTACTACATACCGGTGCTGGCGAGGGCGAAAAAGAGCACCGATCCCGTATCAGTACGTGCCCGTGGGTTCATGACGCGCTTGCGCAGCGAACCGTTGGTAGCCACTGCCAGCGGGGCCATCCGTACTCCGCAGGGCAGGGTCGCGACAGCGTCGCAGATCGAAGCGCAGGCGTTGCCTACGGTGGTGCTGAGCTGA
- the prmA gene encoding 50S ribosomal protein L11 methyltransferase translates to MPWLQVRLAISPEQAETYEDAFLEVGAVSVTFMDAEDQPIFEPELNTTPLWSHTHLLALFEGGTEAASVLAHLELLTGSPLPEHHSEVIEDQDWERSWMDNFQPMRFGQRLWIVPSWHAAPEPDAVNLLLDPGLAFGTGTHPTTALCLEWLDGQDLKGCDVLDFGCGSGILAIAALLLGAREAIGTDIDVQALEASRDNAGRNNIAEAQFPLYLPQDLPAVQADVLVANILAGPLVSLAPQLSSLVKPGGRLALSGILAEQGEEVAGAYAADFDLDPIANRDGWVRITGRRR, encoded by the coding sequence ATGCCTTGGCTGCAAGTACGTCTGGCCATCAGCCCGGAACAAGCCGAAACCTACGAAGACGCGTTTCTTGAAGTAGGCGCCGTATCGGTAACCTTCATGGACGCCGAAGACCAGCCGATCTTCGAGCCAGAGCTCAATACCACCCCGCTGTGGTCCCACACCCACCTGCTGGCCCTGTTCGAAGGCGGTACCGAAGCGGCCAGCGTGCTGGCCCACCTCGAACTGCTCACCGGCAGCCCGCTGCCCGAGCATCACAGCGAAGTGATCGAGGACCAGGATTGGGAACGCAGCTGGATGGACAACTTCCAGCCGATGCGTTTCGGCCAGCGCCTGTGGATCGTTCCGAGCTGGCACGCCGCACCGGAGCCGGACGCGGTCAACCTGCTGCTGGACCCGGGCCTGGCGTTCGGCACCGGCACACACCCGACCACCGCACTGTGCCTGGAATGGCTCGACGGCCAGGACCTCAAGGGCTGCGACGTGCTCGACTTCGGCTGTGGCTCGGGGATCCTGGCGATTGCCGCGCTCCTGCTGGGCGCCCGGGAAGCGATCGGCACCGACATCGACGTCCAGGCCCTGGAAGCCTCCCGCGACAACGCCGGACGCAACAATATTGCCGAGGCGCAGTTCCCGCTGTACCTGCCGCAAGACTTGCCAGCGGTCCAGGCTGACGTATTGGTTGCCAACATCCTGGCCGGCCCACTGGTGTCCCTGGCGCCGCAGCTGTCGAGCCTGGTCAAGCCGGGCGGACGCCTGGCGCTGTCGGGCATCCTCGCCGAACAGGGCGAAGAAGTCGCTGGCGCTTATGCCGCGGACTTTGACCTGGACCCGATCGCCAATCGCGATGGCTGGGTGCGCATCACCGGACGTCGGCGCTAG
- a CDS encoding DUF3426 domain-containing protein → MTDSFVTQCPHCHTRFRVSHAQLSVARGVVRCGSCLQVFNAARQLLEQRTAKQAAPAVAPPAKPAVEAPPRAISQKQWSAAELDLDDLDKELARLERRDNRAPGNTGRRREDNLSAQRDSLSSEQQAWPDSLYSETPSERVETVLDTPFEPFEPHEPVRPPRTEPSLSLALEPLEPDDEPVAPLHLAPDDEPDEHLERLSATDDHDDEPEQPAPLRKSRERQEPGIRAEALHDLDDDPLQLDWRKRRSPWGRRLLWGLLVLLAAAALGGQYIAYHFEELARQDQYRPWFLQICPTIGCDVPSKVDIAKIKSSNLVVRSHPEFSGALVVDAIIYNRAPFSQPFPLLELRFADLNGHLIASRRFKPGEYLGGDLEGRGEMPPQTPIHIALDILDPGPKAVNYSLSFHSPE, encoded by the coding sequence ATGACTGACAGCTTCGTCACCCAGTGCCCGCATTGCCACACCCGTTTTCGCGTCAGCCATGCTCAATTGAGCGTGGCCCGCGGGGTGGTTCGTTGCGGCTCGTGCCTGCAGGTATTCAATGCCGCACGACAGTTGCTGGAACAACGCACTGCCAAGCAAGCGGCTCCTGCCGTCGCGCCGCCCGCCAAGCCTGCCGTCGAAGCCCCGCCCCGGGCGATCAGCCAGAAACAATGGAGCGCCGCCGAGCTGGATCTGGATGATCTGGACAAGGAACTGGCGCGCCTGGAACGACGCGACAATCGCGCCCCGGGAAATACCGGCCGGCGCCGGGAAGACAACCTGAGCGCGCAACGCGACTCGCTCTCCAGCGAGCAGCAAGCCTGGCCCGACAGCCTGTACAGCGAAACCCCGAGCGAGCGCGTCGAAACTGTCCTCGATACCCCGTTCGAACCGTTCGAACCCCACGAACCGGTGCGACCACCGCGTACCGAGCCGTCCTTGTCCCTGGCCCTTGAACCACTGGAACCGGACGACGAACCTGTCGCCCCGCTCCACCTGGCGCCAGACGACGAGCCCGACGAACACCTCGAGCGCCTGTCCGCCACCGACGACCACGACGACGAACCCGAGCAACCGGCACCGTTGCGCAAGTCACGCGAACGCCAGGAACCCGGGATACGTGCCGAGGCGCTCCACGACCTGGACGACGACCCACTGCAACTGGACTGGCGCAAACGCCGCTCGCCCTGGGGCCGCCGCCTGCTGTGGGGCCTGTTGGTGCTGCTCGCCGCTGCGGCCCTGGGCGGTCAGTACATTGCCTACCATTTCGAGGAGTTGGCCCGCCAGGACCAGTACCGCCCATGGTTCCTGCAAATCTGTCCGACCATCGGTTGCGACGTGCCATCCAAGGTCGACATCGCCAAGATCAAGAGCAGCAACCTGGTGGTGCGCAGCCATCCGGAATTCAGCGGCGCCCTGGTGGTGGACGCGATCATCTATAACCGTGCGCCCTTCTCCCAGCCTTTTCCGCTGCTGGAACTGCGTTTTGCCGACCTCAACGGGCACCTGATCGCCAGTCGCCGCTTCAAGCCAGGGGAATACCTGGGTGGCGATCTCGAGGGGCGCGGCGAAATGCCGCCGCAGACGCCCATCCATATCGCGCTGGATATCCTGGACCCTGGTCCCAAAGCGGTGAACTACAGTCTGAGCTTCCATTCTCCCGAATGA
- the dusB gene encoding tRNA dihydrouridine synthase DusB, which yields MSAVRIGPYTLQNGLVLAPMAGVTDQPFRQLCKRLGAGLVVSEMVTSDMSLWNTRKSRLRMIHEGDPEPRSVQIAGGDAQMLAEAARANVALGAQIIDINMGCPAKKVCNKAAGSALLKDEALVTEILQAVVAAVDVPVTLKIRTGWDRENKNGLTVAKIAEQAGITALAVHGRTRADLYTGEAEYDTIAAIKQAVSIPVFANGDVDSPEKARYVLDATGADGLLIGRAAQGRPWIFREIEHYLRTGEKLAAPQLAEVERILLEHLAALHAFYGEVMGVRIARKHVGWYLATLPGAREFRARFNRLDGTQAQCADVQAFFAERYKSLTGDEGVAA from the coding sequence ATGTCGGCGGTACGCATCGGCCCATATACATTGCAGAACGGCCTGGTTCTCGCCCCTATGGCGGGCGTCACCGACCAGCCCTTTCGTCAGCTGTGCAAACGCTTGGGCGCAGGTCTTGTGGTTTCGGAAATGGTCACCAGCGACATGAGTTTGTGGAACACCCGCAAATCGCGTCTGCGCATGATCCACGAAGGCGATCCCGAGCCGCGCTCGGTACAGATCGCCGGTGGCGATGCACAGATGCTGGCGGAGGCGGCCCGGGCCAATGTGGCGTTGGGCGCGCAGATCATCGATATCAACATGGGCTGCCCGGCAAAGAAGGTCTGCAACAAGGCCGCAGGCTCGGCACTGTTGAAGGATGAAGCCCTGGTCACCGAGATCCTGCAGGCGGTCGTCGCCGCAGTCGATGTGCCGGTGACCCTGAAGATTCGCACCGGATGGGACCGGGAGAACAAGAACGGCCTGACGGTGGCGAAGATCGCCGAACAGGCAGGCATCACGGCGCTGGCGGTCCACGGCCGCACCCGTGCCGACCTGTATACGGGCGAGGCCGAGTACGACACCATCGCCGCGATCAAGCAGGCGGTGTCGATTCCGGTCTTTGCCAATGGCGACGTCGACTCGCCCGAGAAGGCCCGGTACGTGCTGGACGCGACCGGTGCCGATGGCCTGTTGATCGGTCGGGCCGCCCAAGGGCGGCCATGGATTTTTCGTGAGATCGAACACTACCTGCGCACCGGGGAAAAGCTCGCGGCGCCGCAGTTGGCCGAGGTGGAACGTATTCTGCTAGAGCATCTGGCCGCGCTCCATGCCTTCTACGGAGAAGTCATGGGCGTACGCATCGCTCGCAAGCATGTGGGCTGGTATCTCGCAACCCTGCCGGGCGCCAGGGAGTTTCGCGCCCGTTTCAATCGTTTGGATGGTACGCAAGCACAATGCGCCGACGTTCAGGCGTTCTTCGCTGAGCGTTACAAGAGCCTGACAGGGGACGAAGGGGTGGCCGCATGA
- the fis gene encoding DNA-binding transcriptional regulator Fis, with protein MTMMTETLVSGTTPVSDNVNLKQHLNTPSEEGQTLRGSVEKALHNYFAHLEGAAVTDVYNLVLSEVEAPLLESVMNYVKGNQTKASELLGLNRGTLRKKLKQYDLL; from the coding sequence ATGACGATGATGACCGAGACTTTAGTGAGTGGAACAACACCCGTGAGCGACAACGTGAATTTGAAACAGCACCTCAATACGCCCAGCGAAGAAGGCCAGACCCTTCGCGGGAGTGTCGAGAAGGCGCTGCACAATTATTTCGCCCACCTTGAGGGCGCTGCCGTCACGGATGTGTACAACCTGGTGCTTTCCGAAGTCGAGGCGCCTTTGCTCGAAAGCGTGATGAACTACGTCAAGGGCAACCAGACCAAAGCCAGTGAGCTGCTGGGCCTGAACCGCGGCACCCTGCGCAAGAAACTCAAGCAGTACGATCTGCTGTAA
- the purH gene encoding bifunctional phosphoribosylaminoimidazolecarboxamide formyltransferase/IMP cyclohydrolase produces the protein MTDQTTRLPIRRALISVSDKTGILEFARELQQLGVEILSTGGTFKLLQDNGVAAVEVADYTGFAEMMDGRVKTLHPKIHGGILGRRGIDDAIMNEHGIKPIDLVAVNLYPFEATISKPGCDLPTAIENIDIGGPTMVRSAAKNHKDVAIVVNASDYAGVLENLKAGGLTYAQRFDLMLKAFEHTAAYDGMIANYMGTVNQAAETLSTEGRSEFPRTFNTQFIKAQEMRYGENPHQSAAFYVEAKPAEVGIATATQLQGKELSFNNVADTDAALECVKSFVKPACVIVKHANPCGVAVSPDAEGGIRQAYELAYATDTESAFGGIIAFNRELDAATAKAIVERQFVEVIIAPSVSEEARAIVAAKANVRLLACGQWSADRAPAWDYKRVNGGLLVQSRDIGMIGSEDLKVVTKRAPSEQEINDLIFAWKVAKYVKSNAIVYAKNRQTIGVGAGQMSRVNSARIAAIKAEHAGLQVQGAVMASDAFFPFRDGIDNAAKVGITAVIQPGGSMRDSEVIAAADEAGIAMVFTGMRHFRH, from the coding sequence ATGACCGACCAGACCACCCGCCTGCCGATCCGCCGCGCCTTGATCAGCGTCTCCGACAAGACCGGGATCCTCGAATTCGCCCGCGAGCTGCAACAGCTGGGCGTCGAGATTCTCTCCACCGGCGGGACCTTCAAGCTGCTGCAGGACAATGGCGTTGCCGCAGTGGAAGTCGCGGACTACACCGGTTTTGCGGAAATGATGGACGGTCGGGTCAAGACCCTGCACCCGAAAATCCATGGCGGGATCCTCGGTCGTCGCGGCATCGACGATGCAATCATGAACGAACACGGCATCAAGCCGATCGACCTGGTGGCCGTCAACCTCTACCCGTTCGAAGCCACCATCAGCAAGCCTGGTTGCGACCTGCCGACCGCCATCGAAAACATCGACATCGGTGGCCCGACCATGGTCCGCTCGGCGGCCAAGAACCACAAGGACGTGGCCATCGTGGTCAACGCCAGCGACTACGCCGGCGTGCTGGAAAACCTCAAGGCCGGTGGCCTGACCTATGCCCAGCGTTTCGACCTGATGCTCAAGGCCTTCGAACACACCGCCGCCTACGACGGCATGATCGCCAACTACATGGGCACCGTGAACCAGGCTGCTGAAACCCTGAGCACAGAAGGCCGCAGTGAATTCCCACGCACCTTCAACACCCAGTTCATCAAGGCCCAGGAAATGCGCTACGGTGAGAACCCGCACCAGAGCGCGGCGTTCTACGTGGAAGCCAAGCCAGCCGAAGTCGGCATTGCCACCGCCACCCAACTGCAAGGCAAGGAACTGTCGTTCAACAACGTGGCCGACACCGACGCCGCGCTGGAGTGCGTGAAGAGCTTCGTCAAGCCGGCCTGCGTGATCGTCAAGCACGCCAACCCGTGCGGCGTGGCCGTGAGCCCGGACGCCGAGGGCGGCATCCGCCAGGCCTACGAACTGGCCTACGCCACCGACACCGAGTCGGCCTTCGGCGGCATCATCGCCTTCAACCGTGAACTGGACGCCGCGACCGCCAAGGCCATCGTCGAGCGCCAGTTCGTCGAAGTGATCATCGCCCCTTCGGTCAGCGAAGAAGCCCGCGCCATCGTCGCCGCCAAGGCCAATGTGCGCCTGCTGGCTTGCGGCCAATGGTCGGCCGACCGTGCGCCGGCCTGGGACTACAAGCGCGTCAACGGCGGCCTGCTGGTCCAGAGCCGCGACATCGGCATGATCGGCAGCGAAGACCTGAAAGTGGTGACCAAGCGCGCCCCGAGCGAGCAGGAAATCAACGACCTGATCTTCGCCTGGAAAGTCGCCAAGTACGTCAAGTCCAATGCCATCGTCTACGCCAAGAACCGCCAGACCATCGGCGTTGGCGCCGGCCAGATGAGCCGCGTGAACTCGGCCCGCATCGCCGCCATCAAGGCCGAGCACGCCGGTTTGCAGGTACAAGGCGCGGTCATGGCCTCCGATGCGTTCTTCCCGTTCCGCGACGGCATCGACAATGCGGCCAAGGTCGGCATCACCGCGGTGATCCAGCCGGGTGGTTCAATGCGTGACAGCGAAGTGATCGCTGCTGCTGATGAAGCAGGCATTGCCATGGTATTCACCGGCATGCGCCACTTCCGTCACTAA
- the purD gene encoding phosphoribosylamine--glycine ligase, with amino-acid sequence MNVLIIGSGGREHALAWKVAQDPRVQKVFVAPGNAGTAIEAKCENVAIDVLALEQLADFAEKNVSLTIVGPEVPLVAGVVDLFRSRGLDCFGPTAGAAQLEGSKAFTKDFLARHKIPTADYQNFTEIEPALAYLREKGAPIVIKADGLAAGKGVIVAMTLAEAEDAVRDMLAGNAFGDAGSRVVIEEFLDGEEASFIVMVDGKNVLPMATSQDHKRVGDGDSGPNTGGMGAYSPAPVVTAQVHQRVMDQVIWPTVRGMAEEGNVYTGFLYAGLMIDKAGNPKVIEFNCRFGDPETQPVMLRLQSSLVLLVEAALAQALDKVEAQWDPRPSVGVVLAAGGYPGDYAKGSAILGLDAAARLEGKVFHAGTALKDGHVVTAGGRVLCATAMGASVDEAQQQAYKLAAEIDWEGCFYRKDIGYRAIARERGENLE; translated from the coding sequence ATGAATGTTTTGATCATTGGCAGCGGTGGCCGCGAACACGCCCTGGCCTGGAAAGTGGCTCAGGATCCGCGTGTGCAGAAGGTCTTCGTGGCACCGGGCAATGCCGGCACCGCCATTGAAGCCAAGTGTGAAAACGTCGCCATCGACGTGCTGGCCCTGGAACAACTGGCCGATTTCGCCGAGAAAAACGTCTCGCTGACCATCGTCGGCCCGGAAGTGCCACTGGTCGCCGGCGTGGTCGATCTGTTCCGCTCCCGTGGCCTGGACTGCTTCGGTCCGACCGCCGGTGCCGCGCAACTGGAAGGCTCGAAAGCGTTCACCAAGGACTTCCTGGCGCGTCACAAGATCCCGACCGCCGACTACCAGAACTTCACCGAAATCGAACCGGCCCTGGCCTACCTGCGCGAGAAAGGCGCACCGATCGTGATCAAGGCCGACGGCCTGGCGGCCGGTAAAGGCGTGATCGTCGCCATGACCCTGGCCGAAGCCGAAGACGCCGTGCGCGACATGCTGGCCGGCAATGCCTTCGGTGACGCCGGTTCGCGCGTGGTGATCGAAGAGTTCCTCGACGGCGAGGAAGCCAGCTTCATCGTCATGGTCGATGGCAAGAACGTCCTGCCAATGGCTACCAGCCAGGACCACAAGCGCGTCGGCGATGGCGACAGCGGCCCGAACACCGGTGGCATGGGCGCCTACTCCCCGGCCCCGGTGGTGACCGCCCAAGTGCACCAACGGGTCATGGACCAGGTGATCTGGCCGACCGTGCGCGGCATGGCCGAGGAAGGTAATGTCTACACCGGTTTCCTCTATGCTGGCCTGATGATCGACAAGGCTGGTAACCCAAAAGTCATCGAATTCAACTGCCGTTTCGGCGATCCTGAGACCCAGCCGGTGATGCTGCGCCTGCAATCGAGCCTGGTCCTGCTGGTCGAGGCCGCACTGGCCCAGGCACTGGACAAAGTGGAAGCCCAGTGGGATCCACGCCCAAGCGTCGGTGTCGTATTGGCGGCCGGCGGTTACCCGGGCGACTATGCCAAAGGTAGCGCGATCTTGGGCCTGGACGCCGCGGCCCGGTTGGAAGGCAAGGTCTTCCATGCAGGCACAGCGTTGAAGGATGGACACGTGGTCACCGCCGGCGGTCGTGTGCTTTGCGCCACCGCCATGGGCGCCAGTGTCGACGAAGCTCAGCAGCAGGCCTACAAGCTTGCCGCCGAGATCGACTGGGAAGGTTGTTTCTACCGCAAGGACATTGGCTACCGCGCCATTGCCCGCGAGCGTGGCGAAAATCTGGAATAA